The Canis aureus isolate CA01 chromosome 9, VMU_Caureus_v.1.0, whole genome shotgun sequence genome has a segment encoding these proteins:
- the GPR33 gene encoding putative G-protein coupled receptor 33 encodes MDLINFTDLLNVSTLGRNSTHFPAPASNAIIAFLLCMSVIIGSITNGLYLWVLKFKMKKTVNTLLFFHLILSYFISTLILPFIATTYLQNNHWSFGTAMCKVFNATLSVGMFASIFFLSAISVDRYLLTLHPVWSQLHRTPRWASSIILVIWISAIVLGMPYLIFRETHDDHKGRVTCQNNYAVSPNWESKKMQILGEKIHVAFFIGRFLLGFLLPFFIITLCYKRVANKMKERGLFKSNKPFKVMVTAIISFFVCWMPYHVHQGLLLTKNQSVLLQLTQILTVITISFYAIFSPTLYLLTGENFKNIFKRSILALFESTLSEDFLAERTQNLNSEAYI; translated from the coding sequence ATGGATCTGATCAACTTTACTGATTTGCTCAATGTCTCCACTTTAGGAAGAAACAGCACTCACTTTCCAGCTCCTGCCTCAAACGCGATCATCGCCTTTCTTCTGTGCATGTCCGTTATAATTGGTTCCATCACCAATGGTCTCTACCTGTGGGTGCTTAAATTCAAGATGAAAAAGACTGTCAATACACTCTTATTTTTTCATCTCATtctctcatattttatttctacgTTGATTCTACCATTTATAGCCACCACCTACCTTCAGAACAATCACTGGAGCTTTGGAACTGCCATGTGCAAGGTCTTCAATGCCACTTTGTCAGTGGGGATGTTTGcctccattttcttcctctcagCCATCAGCGTtgaccgctaccttctcactctTCACCCAGTGTGGTCACAGCTGCACCGAACCCCACGCTGGGCTTCCAGCATCATCCTGGTAATCTGGATCTCTGCCATTGTCCTCGGCATGCCCTATTTGATTTTCAGGGAGACACATGATGACCATAAAGGAAGAGTGACCTGCCAAAATAACTATGCTGTGTCTCCTAACTGGGAAAGCAAAAAGATGCAAATATTAGGGGAAAAGATTCATGTAGCCTTTTTCATTGGCCGCTTCTTGCTGGgcttccttctgcctttctttaTCATCACCCTTTGTTATAAAAGAGTAGCCAACAAGATGAAAGAGAGAGGCCTGTTTAAATCCAATAAGCCCTTCAAAGTCATGGTGACTGCCATTATCTCTTTCTTTGTGTGCTGGATGCCCTACCATGTCCACCAGGGCTTACTTCTCACTAAGAACCAATCAGTACTTTTACAGCTGACTCAGATACTTACAGTGATAACTATTTCTTTCTATGCCATCTTTTCTCCTACACTCTACCTGCTTACTGGGgagaacttcaaaaatattttcaaaaggtcCATTCTTGCTCTGTTTGAGTCAACATTAAGTGAGGACTTTTTGGCAGAAAGGACACAAAACCTAAATTCAGAAGCCTACATTTAA